The sequence below is a genomic window from Chloroflexota bacterium.
CCCGCGCCGGCCATGACCTCGGATGCGGTGATCACCATCGTCCCGTCCTTTTCCACCGGCACGCTCCACACGGCGGTCGTCTGCGCGACCGAGACGATCCGATCCAGGATCTCTCGCGCCCGATCGAGACCCATCGGCGCCGGCATCGTATCCAAAACGGTTCGTTCCGTCATCGTCGTCCTCCAACCTGGTTCAGCGCCTGAGCCAGCGCGCGGCGCCGAGCGCGGCCAGGCCTGAGACGATGACGCCGACCTGAGCGAGGCGCGTGACGTCGACGAGCAGCCGCCGCAGGACGCGCCCATCGGCCGTGACGGTCACCGCCGTCGGGCGGCACCAGACAACGCGTGCGAACGGCAACGAAATCACCAGCGACTCGCTCTCGAGCCCGATCCGGCGCGCCCCACCAATCGTCGTATCCCCACACGTCCGCTCGATCTTCAGCAGCCTCTCCACCCTGGCGCCCTCCCGCGCGGTCCTCGACACATTACTCCCATCTTAGGCTCATTAGCTGGAATCAGGAAGCCCGTTGGCGTTTCGTACAATCCCTGTCGATCTTCTCCCTGAGGAGACCGATGGATAGGATACGCCTCGCCTATCGCGACACCGACCGCACGCCGGTCATCTACTGCATCAAGGAGATGGCCGCCCGCCACTATGACCTCGACGTCGACGTGGTACGCATCCGTGACAACGACGCGTACGAAGCGGCGATCTTCGACGGCTCGGCCGAGATGATTTGCGAGCACCTGGAATATCTGTACGAAGAGGCCGCCCTGGGACGGCGCAAGGCGACCATGTTCCTCGCGCCAGTTCGATCGTCAGACACGCAGATGGTGGTCGGGCCAGACGTGCACAGCTTGGAGGACCTCCGCGGCAAGCGCATCGCCATTCGCGCCCAAGGTCGCCCGCACGCCATCATCATGCGCATCCGTGCCATGGGACTCGAGGGGAGCGTGGAGACGGTCACCGTGTCGGACAGCGACGTGGGGCGGTGGGGGTTGTGGAAAACCGTGGCGAGCGGCGAATGCGCAGCCACGTTCATGAGCAACCTGCACATGCCGGCCGCGCTGGCGGCCGGACTACGCATCTTCCCTGCGCCGGAGTTCGACGTCGTCGGCCACTTTTCCCACGCGTGCTCCGCGGAGTTCGCCCGCACCCACGATTCCATCATGCAGCGGTACGTCCAGGCCGCGGTGCACGCGCTGTGCCTCATGCGCCTTCGACGGGACGACGCTCTCGGCATCGTCGCCCGCGATTGCGCCGCGCTGATGGGGCTCGATCAGGACCGTGCCGAGCTGGAGCGCTGGTACGACTGCATCGCGGGAGATCTTGAGATGAAGCCGTACCCCACGCCGATGGGGATCGCCAACACGTACGAGATCGCGTGCGCTGAGTGGCCAGGGGGCAAGGGCATAAATCCCCTCACCCTCTGGGACATCCATTGGCTCAAGCAGATCGACGACGAGGGGTTTATCGATAGACTGATCGCTTCGCTCGGCGGGTGAAACGCACCGCTATCTGCAATAACTGGACCCGAGCTCACCCCTCGCAGACGATCCACTCGCGCGGGATGGCGTTGAGGGGCTCGCATCCCGCGCGACGCACCACGACGGTCTCGCCGAACTGCAGCCCCATGCGCTCGTCTCGCGTGATCACGTTCGGCTGAATGGTGATCACCATGTTCTCGCGAAACGTCATGTCGCCGCCCTCGCGACGACTGGTCGAACGAGTCTGGATGATGGGAGGGTACTGGCTGGCGCCGTGGAGCAGGTCATCGTAGATGCTGTAGCCGCGCCGGTGGATGACCTCCGATGCTTCCTCCACCTCGCGCGTCGAGGTTCCATCCTTGATCAGGCCAACAATAACCTCGAACGCTTCCACCGCCGCGTCGTGCAGAGCGCGCCACTCCGGTGTTGGTCCCTCGCCCAGCGAGAAGGTCCGATGGATCTGGCCTGAGTAGCCCCAGTATGCGCCGCTGATCTCCGTGATGACGCAATCGCCGACGGCAAGGGTGCGATTGGATTGAAATTGCGAGGGCACGGGAAAGTTCGGCGCACGCATCGGCATGCTGGTCATGAAATGGATGCCGGCGTATCCGCCAGCCTTGAGATACACGGGCTCGAGCACGGCCGGCAGCTCGTATTCGCGTAGCCCAGGCTTGAGGGCGTCGGCCAGGGCGCGGATCGAGTCATCGGTGAGCTTGGAGGCCATTTTGAGCCGCTCGATCTCCTCGTCGCTGCGAATGGCGCGCGCGCTGCGCAGGCGGCCTCCCAGATCGATCAACTCTGCTGCAGGGCATGCCTCTCGGATGCGCTGGAAGTGCTGGAACGGAATGGCGCCAACCAGTCCGACGCGCTTGCCGTCCAGCCGCCGCTCGCGCAGCAGCTCGACTACGGTTGCAGCAGTGCTAGGGCCCGCCCATCGGACATCCTTCACCCAGGAGAGCACGCGTGCCATGGGTACGTGGTTGTAGAGCTGCGCCAGCACGACAGGATCGGCCGCGGGTTGGCAGAGGACGTAGGCCTCGCGACCGCCCGGCCAGTCCGTGAGCCAGTAGACGTCAGACGCGAATCGCCCGGCGCCGAAAATCAGGGCCGCATCGACCTTCGCGTCCTCCATGATCTGCCGCATGACGCGATGGCGGTTGATCATCTCGCTCTCGGAGAACTGGGGGAACTGGTTTGCGTCAGGCATGGGGGCCCTCCACGCGGTTCCAGCGCCGCGCAATCGAATTCGCCACGGCCGACGGGACAGCAGATGCTATGCTCTGGCTCAAGCGCGCGGCGCCGAACGGACGGCGCCCGCACGGGAGTTGATCCGTGGCGATTGTAGCCATTCTCGAGGACATCCACGGGGCCTTTCTCGAGGTGCCGGCCATCCAAAAGCTGCGAGACCGCGCGGAAGTCCGGGCGTTCGATCACCGCCTCGATCCGCCCGAGCGCGCGGAGGCCCTCCGTGACGTCGACATCGTCATCGGGCTGCGCGAGCGGACGCGATTCGACACGGACTTTCTCCGCGATGCGCCCAGCCTCCGCCTCATCGTGCAGACCGGGCGCATCGGCCCCAATGTCGACGTGGACGCGGTGAATCGCGCGGGAGTCCTCATCGCAACGGCTGGCGGAGGCTCGTCGAGCACGACGGTGGAGCTCACCATTGGACTCATGATCGCCATCATGCGCCGCATTCCGCAGAGCGATCGCGCAATTCGCGACGGACGGTGGGACGTGCCATACGGGCGCGGCCTGCGCGACAAGACGCTGGGAATCGTGGGCATGGGGCGCATCGGCACCCAGGTCGGCGAGATCTGCGCACGCGGATTCGGCATGCGCCTCCTTGCCTGGAGCCCCACTATGACTCAGGAGCGGGCAGCGAAGGCGGGCGGGAGCGCCGCGTCGCTGGAAGAGCTGCTGCGCGCGTCGGACGTCGTGTCGGTGCACCTCGCGCTGAACGAGGGCACTCGCGGGCTCCTATCGGCGGACAAGCTCGCCCTCATGCGGCCGAACGGCTACCTCGTCAACACGTCCAGAGGCCGCGTCTTGGACGAGCCCTACCTGGCCTCCATGCTGCGAGACGGACGGCTCGCCGGGGCCGCCCTCGACGTCTACTGGGAGGAGCCGTTGCCCAGGGACCATCCCTTTGTTGGCCTGGACAACGTGGTCTTGACGCCGCATGTCGGGTGGCCCGCGGACAACAGTTACCGCGCTTTCGCCGAGTCCGCCGCAGCGGACATCGAAGCCTTCCTCGACGGCAGCCCGATCAACATCGCGAATCCGGAGGTCGCCGCGTCGCGATCGAGAGGCTGACGGAGCCGTTGACGCGACGGAATGCCCTGACTACGATGCTGGAAAGGACAAATGGGGCGAAAGGAGCCGACCGATGGCCCAGACCGCGACCCGCCTGCGTGACCTCGCAAATCGGTGCGAGGCGGAGAACTTCCGCCCAGTAGCCCACCACGACCTGAACGGCGTCGGCGACGCCATGCAGATCGTGAAGAAGGGCGACTTCGTCTACGTCGCCCACGTCGGCTACAACGATCTGGCCCTATCGATTCTAGATGTTTCCGATGTCGAGAACCCCAAGATGGTGCGGCAAATCCCGAAGTCGAAGAATGCCCACAGCCACAAGGTCCAGATCGTCGGCAACATCATGATCCAAAACAGCGAGTCGCTCCCCTACGTGAAGAAGGCCGACGACGACCCACCCGTGTGCGGGGTCATCGTCTACAGCCTCGATGACCCCACCGACCCCCAGCAGATCGGCTTCTACCACGTGCAAGGGCGGCGCGGCGTGCACCGGATGTGGTTCCGCGATATGCCATACGCGCACATCTCGTCGCAGGTCCGCGGCGCCAAGAACCAGGGCTACCACATCGTCGACCTCTCCGACCCGCGAAATCCAACGATGGCCGGATGCTGGTGGGTGCCGGGCACATTCCCCGAGGACCCGAATCCGTGGGTCGCGCTCGATCCCGAACAGCACGAGCTATCCGTCCACGGCGTCATCCCCCTCGGCGACCGTGGCTACTGCTCCTGCACAGACGCGGGGCTGGTGATCCTCGACATCAGCGACATGGGAAACATCCGCGTGGTGAGCCGGGTGAATTGGTGTCCACCCTACGCGGGCTTCGCGCACACATCAATGCCGCTGCCCGGCCGTGGACTCCTGGTCGAGGTGTGTGAGGCGCACATGTCTCCGCACGAGCGGGATCGCGACCGGCGCATTTGGATGATCGACATTCGCGATGAGCGCCAGCCGGTCATGATCAGCAGCTTCCCGCGCCCCAAGCCCCTCAAGAGCACAGGCGTCGAGAGCTTCTACGATCTCGGCGACCGGTTTGGCCCCCATAATATCCACGAAAACTATGCCGGCAGCTTCGTGAGCGAGCAGTTCATCTTCTCGACGTGGTTCAACGCGGGGGTGCGCGTCCACGACATCTCGGACGCGGACCGGCCCCAGGAGATCGGCTTCTTCCGCCCGCCACCGCCGGAGGGCCAGCGGAACATCCAGCTCAACGACCTCTACGTCGACGCGGACGGCATGTGCTACGCCGGCGATCGCATCAACGGCGGCCTCTACATCGCGCAGTACACCGGGCCGGTGAAGTAGCGGGCGAGGCAGCTCTGTGCCGCAGACGCCCCACCACGAGCGCCACTTCACCGCGAGCGAGGCTGTTCGCGACATCGTCATCGGCATGTCCGACGGCCTCACCGTGCCGTTCGCGCTGGCCGCCGGCCTCTCCGGCGCAGTCGATTCGGCGCGAATCGTGGTGATGGCGGGCCTCGCCGAGGTGGCCGCGGGGTCTATCGCCATGGGGCTCGGGGGATATCTGGCGGCCCGCAGCGACGCCGAGCACTACGCGAGCGAGCGTTTGCGGGAGGAGCGCGAAGTCGGGTCGATGCCTCAGGAGGAGGCGGCCGAGACGGCGGCCATCTTTCGGGACTACGGGCTGACCGACACCCAGATCGCGCCCATCGTCCACTCGCTTCGGAGCCGACCACGGAGCTGGGTCGACTTCATGATGCGCTTCGAGCTGGGGATCGAGCGACCGGACCCGATGCGCGCCGTCAGCTCCGCCGCGACGATCGCGGGGGCCTACATCGCGGGGGGACTCATCCCGCTCGCTCCGTATTTCGTGATGCCCGATACCCGGTCGGCGCTTCCGGCCTCGGTAATCGTCACCCTCGTCGCGCTCCTGGCATTCGGCGGCGTCAAGGGCCGATTCACGGGCACTCGGCCCCTGCGAAGCGCGCTCCAAACCGTTCTCGTCGGTGGCCTCGCGGCAGGGGCCGCCTTCTTCATCGCTCGACTTCTCGGACAGCAATGATCAGCCGAGGTGCTTCCCAAAGAAGCGCATGACGCGCCGCCAGGCGTCCGTCGCAGCCAGCTCCCGGTAGCTATCACGCTGGTCGTTCATGAAGGCATGGCCAGCGCCTGCGTAGACGTGGATCTCGTGCGCCCGACCGGCCTTTTGGAATGCGGCTTCGAGCTGGCGGACGCCCTCGATCGGAATCGCCTGGTCCGCGTCACCATAGGCACCGAAGACGGGGCACGCCATGTCAGGAACGAGATCGATCGGCGAGACTGGCTGCCGATCGGTGATGGCGCGGTTGACAGGGCGACCGTAGAAGGACGCGGCAGCCCGTACGTTCGGGCACCGTGCGGCGAGGAACAGCGCGTACCTCCCTCCACCGCACCAACCGATGACGCCGATTGCGTCGCCCTTCACGAACGGCTGATCTGCGAGCCAGCGGACGGCGGCGCAGAGGTCCGTCTGCGCCGCCTCATCAGACGGGCCCCCAACGACGGCGCCGTTCTCGAGACGTGGGGATTCGCCACGGGCCGCGTAAACGTCGGGAATGAGTGCCACGTACCCGGCCGCGGCAAACCGCGCCGCCACGTCGCGCATGTGAGGACCGCCCTCCGGCGTATCCGCCATCCCCCACAGCTCGTAACACATCACCACCGCGGAGTGCGGCCCAGCCCCCTCCGGCCGCGCCAGGTGAGCCGGGACGTCCAGACCGTCTGGCGACCGAAAGGACACCGACTGCGTCGTAATCGTCATCTCGGCGCCCGCATCAGCCGCGGGCAGCGTCGAGCGCGGCCTGGACCCGCGCGGGTGTGAAGGGCACCTGGCGAACTCGGACGCCGACGGCGTCGAAGATGGCATTGGCAATCGCCGCGGTGACCGGGCACGATGCCGGCTCGCCCACGCCGCTGGGCGGCAGCTCGGGGTGATCGATCAACACAATGTCCACGTCCGGGACTTCGCTGAAGGTCAAGATCGGATACGAGACCCAGTCCACGCTCGTGACGTTCGCCTGGTCGAAGTGCAGCTCCTCTTTCAGCGCCCGGCTCGTGGTCTGAATCACGTTCCCCTCGATCTGGTTTCGCACGCCGTCAGGATTGATGATCTGTCCGCAATCGTGGGCGACGGTGGCGCGCTCCACCCGCACCGCGCCGCTGGACCGGTCCACGCGAACGTCCGCGATCATGGCAACGTAGGTGCGCCCACGCAGCGCCAACGCCACGCCGCGACCGCGGGCGGTTCCGTCAACGTTGGCCTGGGGAACCGAGCGCGGCTCCCATCGCGCGCGCTCGGCGGCGGCCTTCAGGACCGCAATGGCGCGGGCATCGGTCAGGTGCGCGAGTCGGAACGCGATAGGATCGGCCTTGGCGGCAGTGGCCAGCTCATCCATGAAGGACTCGATGGCAAACGTCGTCGCGACCTGCCCCGGCGCGCGCAGTGGATGGGAGCGCAAGACGGCGGACTGGAGCTGGCGCACCACCTCCCGAACCGCCCCGCCAAAGGCGTATCCGACGTGTGGCTCGCCGCCCCACGGCGTCGAGCGAGCAGGTGGCCCATCTGGCGCGGCCAGCTCCTGATTGAGGAGGCGCTCGGTCAGGATGTCGTTGTAGAAGTGGCTGGGGGTAAGGGCTTGGTAGTCCCAGGCGGTCACGCGGCCCGCGGAATCGAGCCCGCCCTGGAGGTCCATGATCATGGCAGGACCGGCGTTCGCCCATCGGTGCTCGTCCTGGCGCATCCACTGGAGCCGAACCGGGCGACCGACCTCCTGCGAGAGGATGGCCGCGTCCATCGTCGCATCGTCCGCGCCGTTGCTCCCGTAACAGCCCGCGCCGGGCGTCCACACGACACGGACGCTCTCGACCGGGAGCCCGAGCAAGCGCGCTGCCGTCTGGCGGGCGCGATGAGGTCCCTGGGTGGGCGACCAGATCGTGGCGCCATCCTCGCGCACGTCCGCCACCGCGCACGACGGGCCGATGGACCCATGCGTCTGATACGGGTAGAGGTACGTCGCTTTGACCACCCGCGACGATGTGGCCAGCGCCTGCTCCATGCCACCGCTGTCCGAGACGACGTTCTCCTCACTGGGAACGGCGCGCATAAGGCTATAGAGATCGGCCTCTTTCGGAAGGCCTGCCCAATCCGACCAGGTGACGTTCAAGCGCTCGGCGGCGTCGATCGCCTGCTCCTCGCGTTCCGCCACCACACCGACGAAGTTGCCGCGCACGATGACGCGGACGATGCCCGGCAGGCCGGTGATAGCGCCGTCGTCGACGTGCAGGAGATTCGACCCGATGGCGGGTGGCTTGATGACACGCGCATGGAGCATCCCAGGCAGGCGGACGTCCTGGACGTAGGCCGGAGCACCGGTGAGCTTGGCCGGTAAGTCCATCCGAGAAACCGGCTGGCCGACGATCGTGTACTCGCTCGCGCTCTTCGGCTCCGCCTCGCCCGTCACTTCCCGCTCGAATCGCCGTCCATCCAGCAGCTCGCCGTACGTCACCTGTCGCAACGGTTCGCCGACGACACTCACGAGCCCATCCTCGACCGTGAGCGCGTCCGCTGGAGCGCCGAGCCTCTCCGATGCGAGCTGGAGGAGGACATTGCGCGCCTCGGCAGCCGCCTGGCGCACCTGAACGCCACCCGAGGAGATCGAGCGGCTCCCATCGGTCGCTCCCTGATCTACGGTGAGCGCCGTATCGCCCATCACGACGTTCATCCGGTCGAGGGCGACGCCCAGCTCTTCCGCCGCGATCTGCGCCATGGCGGTTTGCACCCCGGTTCCCAGCTCCACCTTGCCTGTAAAGAGCGTGACGCTGTTATCAGGGGCGATCGAGAGCCAAGAGTCCAGAAGGTCCGCGGGCACGGGCCTCCCGCCCTGGGCCAGCGCCGTGGTGGCGCGTGGGGTCGCCGCCCCCAGGAAGCTGAACCCAATGACAAGCGCGCCGCTAGCTTTCAGCAGGTCTCGACGGGTGATCTCCTGGTAACCGAGCGTCTCGATGGCGGTCCGGGCTTCTAAAAGGCGACGGTCGCCCCTCATGACCGCACCTCCTGGGCGTAGCGGGCCACGGCCCGGAGAATGCGCAGGTGGGTCCCGCACCGACACAGGTTTCCGTCGAGGGCATGCCGGATTTCGTCGTCATCCGCGTTTGGGTTGCGGTCGACGTACGCCTTCGCGGTCATGATCATGCCGTTGATGCAATACCCGCATTGGGCGGCCTGTTCGTCGATGAACGCCTGCTGAATCGGATGGGGGTCGTCCTCGGTCCCAAGCCCCTCGAGCGTCGTGATCTCAAAGCGCGCCGCGCGGCTCACCAATTCCTGACACGACCGAGCCGCCTGGCTTCCGATAATGACCGTGCAGGCCCCACATTGCCCGAGGCCGCAGCCGAACTTTGGGCCGCTGAGGCCCAGGTCGTTACGCAGCACGTAGAGCAGCGGTGTGCTCGGATCCACGTCAACCGTGTACGAGCCTCCATTTACCCGAAGCTCGATCTCGCTCATGCGCTCCTCCTGGCTTCGCGAGTGCTCCTCCCTCGTCTGTCCATCATATCTCACCGCAAGGCCGCGTATCCGAGCAAATTCGTGGGCCCTGAGCGGCGCCCGAGACGTGCCGCATGCTCCGGCAAAACGCGGCCTACGGGCCAAATGGCGAACGGCGCAGTACTATTCCGTTGAGGCGAACATTCGATGTTTGGAAATTCCCGGAGGAGGCCAGGATGGCTGCGACAGAGCCCGCGAAGACCCAGACCGGCGGCTACAAGGACATGCGCTCGTACATGGCTGCGCTGGAGGAAGCGGGGCTGCTGCGGCACGTGACGGCGGAGGTCGATCTCAAACACGAGATCGGCGCCATCGCCGCGCGCTCCCTCGAGCAAGGGGGGCCAGCGCTCCTCTTCGAGAACGTCAAGGGGTACCCGGGGATGCCACTCGTCGTCAATCTGGTTTCGAACAACCGGCAGCTCGGCCTCGCATTCGGCACCGAGCCCGACGAGGCGCAAATCTACCAGAAGCTCGTGTTCGGCATGAGGAACCGGATTCCATCGCGCATCGTCCCCACGGGCCCGGTAAAGGAAGTCGTCGTCAAAGGTGACGACGTGGACCTCTTCAAGTTCCCCACCCCGACGTGGCACGAGTACGACGGTGGGCAGTACATCGCCACGACCGCCGGCCTCATCACGCGCGATCCGGTCAACGGGCACCTGAACATGGGATCGTATCGGGCGATGATCAAGGACAAGAACACGGTCTCCTGGTCCGGTGGTACGCGAAGCCGTTCCAACCCGTCGGGCGGCGACCACATCCTGATGAACGAGGAGCAGGACAAGCCGACCCCCGTGGCCATCGTGCTGGGCATGGACCCATATCTCAGCCTCGCGACCGGCTCACCGGTGCCGGCCGACGAGGAGGGACAAACCGAATACGAGGCGGCCGGTGCATGGCGAGGCGAGCCTACCGAGCTGGTCAAGTGCGAGACGAACGACCTGCTGGTGCCGGCCAACGCCGAGATCGTGCTTGAGGGGGAGGCGCTCCCGCACGCCCGGACCGAAGAGGGCCCTCACGGCGAGTCGACCGGGTTCTACGGCGAGAACAAGAACGCCTTCGTCATCAAGATCAACTGCATCACGCACCGCCGAAATCCGATCAGCTACGGCCTCATCTGCCAGCTCATCGAGGACTACCCGCGCCAGCTCTTCCGGAGCGGGTCGTTCCTCACTCGACTCCAGAAGGAGGCGGGCATGCCCAACATCCGCGAGGCGTACTTCCCCGAGGTCGGGCGCATGGGCATGATGATTGTTTCCGCCGAGATCCGCGACAAGGACGACCCGAAGCGCATCATGGATGCCGTCTGGGCGCTGGACAAGTGGCGTTGGGTCATCGTCGTGGACGACGATTGCGACGTGCGCAACTGGAACGACGTGATGTGGCGGGTCGTCTCGGCCGCGGACCCTGATAAGGGCCAGGTCATATTTGGGAAGCAGCACGAGCCGCGCGAATCCGCCCGCACCGACGAGCAGGACTACGATCCGCCCCGCCGAGGCATGGGGATCGACGCCACGATGCGCCTCAAAGACACGTACTTCCCGCGCGTCAACCGGGTGAGCCGCGAGCTAACCAACCGCGTCGCAGCGCGATGGCGAGAGCTGGGCCTCGCGTAACGGGTCGCCCCCAGCCCTCCCTTCCGCCGCGGCGGGGGAGGGGTGATTGGACCCTCCAGCGCTCGACCGCTGCCTCGGGGAAGGGGGGCCTCGTCGCATCGCCCACCACGGTGGGAGAGGTCGGCCGCGTGGCGCGGCCGGGTGAGGGTCGCCCCCGCTGCCCCGTGGGCGAGGGCGCTTGGCGGTTCGCTACTGCAGGTCCCAGAGGTAGGCGTTGCGCGTGTACGTGCCGTAGGGCATCGCCGGGTCGGCGCCGCCGTCGACATCGTCGAGGGCATGAACGCCTTTGCGCACTGCCAGGTGGCTCGCGCCGAAGTAGATCGGCAGGATCGGCAGCTCGGCCGCCACAAACTCCGAGAGCGCATGCATGGCCTCGAGCTGGTCCCGCGGGGAGATGCTCGTGTTGTACCGCGCGACCAGCTCCTCGGCGCGCGCGTCCTCATATCCTCCGCGATTCCCGGTCCAGCGGTTCTCGGGCGAGCCCGCCGGGCCCTCCAGCCTCCCCAGGACCTGATCGCCCGAACCCGCTGAGCTTGCCTCCCAGCTCGGGTAATGGGCGCGATATTCCAGGTTTCGGACCTGCGCACCGGGGATCTTGAACTCCTCCACCTCGAGACCGATCCGACGCCAGTAGTCGGCGTAGATCGCCATCTCCCAGTCGCGGGCGCCAACCGTCGTCCAAATGGCGTTGTGATAGACGCGACCATCGGCGACGTTATGGAGCACTCCGTCATTTCCCGTGATCCAGCCAAGGTCACGAAGGATCGCTTTCGCGCGATCGGGATCGTAGGGGTACCTCCGGAATCCGTCGCGCGTCGCCTCATAGAGGTGGTCGCTCGGCGGCAGAAGGGACCAGGCCGGCCCTTCCCGTTCGGACACCGAGTCCCGATCGATGGCCTGGTATAGCGCCCCGCGCACCCGGGGGTCGAGATTGGCCGGCTCCGTTTGCACCGAGGGCCGGAATTGCGGCACGAGGAATCGCGTACCGGTCAGGACGGTGTACACGGTGCCCTCGCCCGAGCTATCCCACCGGTCCTTTAACTGGAACCCGAGCTGCGTGCTGATCGCCTGACTCACCATGATGTCCACGCTGCCCGCCAGGAGGTTCGTGAACAGGGCGTTCTCGTCGGCGAAGAAACGAACGTGGATCACGTCCAGCTTCGGGCGACCCAGGAAGTACCCATCATACGCCTCGAAGTCGAGCTGTTGGCCCGCCTCGTACGACGTGAGGCGGAAGGGCCCAAGGTGCACGTACGCGGTCGTCCAGTAGGGAAGCTCCGAGAACTCGTCCGCGTCCTGCGTCTGGAGATAGCGCTGATACGCGTCACCCAGAAGGTGCTCCGGCTGCGGCCAAAATTGCGTGAATCCGAGCGCCGCCCCGTTGATGTACGGCCGCTTGAACGTGAGGTTGAAGGTCAGATCGTCGGGAGCATCGAACGCGTCGATGAGCTTGGCCGCGTACGCGTAGTTGTTCGGAAGCCCGCGGTCGGTGAGGACCTTCCCCGAAAAAACGAGGTCGCCGGCCGTGAAAGGAGCCCCGTCCTGCCAGGTGATTCCGGGTCGAAGGTGGTACGTCACCCGCATACGGCCATCATTGAGGAGCTGGATGCTTCCATCATCGATGGAGGGGACCGACGCGGCAAGTTGGCCGGCTGGCTCGTGGGCGTGCGCGTCGGACGTGATCAGCCCGTTGGTGTTGATCTCGATAATCGATGCCCACCCCCCTGCGCCGGTCGACGAGCCCATAATGCCCATGCCCTTCACGCTTGCCGTCGCGGCAATGGTGATCGCCTTGCGCGTTCCGGTCGGCGCCGCCGGACCAGGCCCACTGGAACTTGGGACGCTGGACGGAGGGGTGCCGCATGCGGACATCGAGATGGCCCATGCAGCGAGCAGGCAGGCGGCACGCGTACGCGCGCCGCGGGAAGTGATGGACGTCACAAATAATCTCCACTTTCGAGAGGTTGATCTCGCCGAGCCAGAATACCGGAACGCATTTCACCGGGACCAGCCGATCGGCTCGTCAGTTGGCAAGGAGTTGGCCAGCGGCTGTGGTCGATCGAGATCGCCGCTATACTTGTCGCCAGCATGAGTTCGAATCGCGAGGTGAGCGCCGTGGCAATTGACGCAAAGGTCCAGGCTCGGCTCCGAGGGCACACCGACGACAACGTGGGCGAGGGCGGCCCGCGGGAGAATGTGGTCGATCGCCAAATGCTGACGACACCGAGCTGGCAGGTCGCGAGCATTCCCGCCAATGCCGTCGTGAAGCAGCGCGGGTCGCGCATCGGACTGACGGAGAACCGCTACGCCCAGGTGGCCATCAATGTGTACCCACCCCACCGGCGCGACGAGATGCACTGCCATCCCGGCTCCGAGCACATCTTCACGTGTTGGCAAGGGCGCCTGACCATTCGTGGCATCAATCCCGGTGAAGAGGTAACGCTGAGCCCCGGCGAGTTGG
It includes:
- a CDS encoding UbiD family decarboxylase: MAATEPAKTQTGGYKDMRSYMAALEEAGLLRHVTAEVDLKHEIGAIAARSLEQGGPALLFENVKGYPGMPLVVNLVSNNRQLGLAFGTEPDEAQIYQKLVFGMRNRIPSRIVPTGPVKEVVVKGDDVDLFKFPTPTWHEYDGGQYIATTAGLITRDPVNGHLNMGSYRAMIKDKNTVSWSGGTRSRSNPSGGDHILMNEEQDKPTPVAIVLGMDPYLSLATGSPVPADEEGQTEYEAAGAWRGEPTELVKCETNDLLVPANAEIVLEGEALPHARTEEGPHGESTGFYGENKNAFVIKINCITHRRNPISYGLICQLIEDYPRQLFRSGSFLTRLQKEAGMPNIREAYFPEVGRMGMMIVSAEIRDKDDPKRIMDAVWALDKWRWVIVVDDDCDVRNWNDVMWRVVSAADPDKGQVIFGKQHEPRESARTDEQDYDPPRRGMGIDATMRLKDTYFPRVNRVSRELTNRVAARWRELGLA
- a CDS encoding ABC transporter substrate-binding protein, translating into MTSITSRGARTRAACLLAAWAISMSACGTPPSSVPSSSGPGPAAPTGTRKAITIAATASVKGMGIMGSSTGAGGWASIIEINTNGLITSDAHAHEPAGQLAASVPSIDDGSIQLLNDGRMRVTYHLRPGITWQDGAPFTAGDLVFSGKVLTDRGLPNNYAYAAKLIDAFDAPDDLTFNLTFKRPYINGAALGFTQFWPQPEHLLGDAYQRYLQTQDADEFSELPYWTTAYVHLGPFRLTSYEAGQQLDFEAYDGYFLGRPKLDVIHVRFFADENALFTNLLAGSVDIMVSQAISTQLGFQLKDRWDSSGEGTVYTVLTGTRFLVPQFRPSVQTEPANLDPRVRGALYQAIDRDSVSEREGPAWSLLPPSDHLYEATRDGFRRYPYDPDRAKAILRDLGWITGNDGVLHNVADGRVYHNAIWTTVGARDWEMAIYADYWRRIGLEVEEFKIPGAQVRNLEYRAHYPSWEASSAGSGDQVLGRLEGPAGSPENRWTGNRGGYEDARAEELVARYNTSISPRDQLEAMHALSEFVAAELPILPIYFGASHLAVRKGVHALDDVDGGADPAMPYGTYTRNAYLWDLQ
- a CDS encoding cupin domain-containing protein, with translation MAIDAKVQARLRGHTDDNVGEGGPRENVVDRQMLTTPSWQVASIPANAVVKQRGSRIGLTENRYAQVAINVYPPHRRDEMHCHPGSEHIFTCWQGRLTIRGINPGEEVTLSPGELVHIKAGHYYQLCNDTDETAVLLQVATIPPKKPPTNRRSFRRAGDVEAEAINMRGLTPEMAAITVWN